In one Gadus morhua chromosome 7, gadMor3.0, whole genome shotgun sequence genomic region, the following are encoded:
- the plac8l1 gene encoding cornifelin homolog B isoform X2 — MDQRTVTQTADRLPIKDRGASGEDYEWCCAARGQGVLGAVAPCCLGMSVAHQYGETLCLPMLPGSALALRVGIRERYKIRGSICDDWVTVCCCYPLAVSQMIREMRRRMKRQTYQVSTTLQCS; from the exons ATGGACCAGAGGACTGTCACACAGAC AGCAGACCGTCTCCCCATCAAAGACAGAGGCGCGAGCGGGGAGGACTATGAGTGGTGCTGCGCCGCACGCGGCCAAG GCGTGCTGGGGGCCGTAGCCCCCTGCTGTCTGGGCATGAGCGTGGCCCACCAGTACGGGGAGACCCTCTGCCTCCCAATGCTGCCTGGGTCCGCCCTCGCTCTGCGCGTGGGGATCCGGGAGAGATACAAGAtacgg GGAAGCATCTGTGATGACTGGGTCACGGTCTGCTGCTGTTACCCTCTGGCCGTCTCTCAGATGATtcgggagatgaggaggaggatgaagaggcagACATACCAAGTGTCAACCACCCTGCAGTGCTCCTAA
- the plac8l1 gene encoding cornifelin homolog B isoform X1, whose product MDQRTVTQTADRLPIKDRGASGEDYEWCCAARGQGNWHSGQVSMAMEPVLTQPGLGVTTTTVTTITQTGGDWSTGLFDISGEGTTCVLGAVAPCCLGMSVAHQYGETLCLPMLPGSALALRVGIRERYKIRGSICDDWVTVCCCYPLAVSQMIREMRRRMKRQTYQVSTTLQCS is encoded by the exons ATGGACCAGAGGACTGTCACACAGAC AGCAGACCGTCTCCCCATCAAAGACAGAGGCGCGAGCGGGGAGGACTATGAGTGGTGCTGCGCCGCACGCGGCCAAGGTAATTGGCACTCGGGGCAGGTGTCCATGGCGATGGAACCCGTGCTCACTCAGCCTGGGCTCGGCGTCACCACGACAACCGTGACCACCATCACACAGACAGGCGGCGACTGGAGCACTGGACTTTTTGACATTTCTGGAGAGGGGACCACAT GCGTGCTGGGGGCCGTAGCCCCCTGCTGTCTGGGCATGAGCGTGGCCCACCAGTACGGGGAGACCCTCTGCCTCCCAATGCTGCCTGGGTCCGCCCTCGCTCTGCGCGTGGGGATCCGGGAGAGATACAAGAtacgg GGAAGCATCTGTGATGACTGGGTCACGGTCTGCTGCTGTTACCCTCTGGCCGTCTCTCAGATGATtcgggagatgaggaggaggatgaagaggcagACATACCAAGTGTCAACCACCCTGCAGTGCTCCTAA